The Pirellulales bacterium nucleotide sequence TCTGCGGCGCATGAGCGGGGTGAACGAAAAGACGACGTTCGTCCATTTTGGGGCGACCAAGCCCGGCGTCGTACCTGCCGGCTCGTTTGGCGGCAGCACCAATGATGTGGTTGCCTATGAAAATGTTGTAGCAATGATCGAAACGGGGGGCAAAGACGGCCAAGTGCAAGTGGGTACGATCGTGAAAGTCGGCGATCAATGGCGCGTCATCGCAGCCCCAGCGACCAGCGATGCGAAAGGAAGCATTGCCGACGCTCGTGGATTCTTCTTCAGTTCGCCTTACCGTGGACCTAATGCCGCCCAGGGTGAAGGTGCGGATGAAATCAGCGAGCAATTGCAGGCCACCATGACGCAGCTATCGAAGCTGGAAGAGGCGATCAGCCGCGCCACTTCGGAAGCCCAACTTGCAGAACTGAACGAACAGCGAGCCGACTTGTTGCAAAAAATTGCGGACTCGATCGGCGAGAAGGATCGCCCACAATGGATTCGCCAGTTGGCCGACACGATGAGTGCCGCCGCCCAAATGGGAACATACCCCAACGGGGTCGATCGCTTGAAATCACTGCTCGAAAAGCTCGAGAAAAATCCGGATGACGCAGCTCAGGTTCCGTATGTCAAATATCGCCATTTGTTGGCCGACTTTGGCATCAAGGCCCAAAAGCCGGGCGTCGATTGGGCCAAGCTCCAAGGGGAATGGCTGGAAAACCTCAAGCAGTTTGCCAAAGATTTCCCCAACACGCCCGACACGGCTGAAGTTCTATTGCAACTGGGCATTGCCGAAGAATCGAGCAATGAGGATCAAGCTAAAAAGTGGTACGGCCAGTTGATTAGCAGTTTTCCAGCCACCGCGTCGGCGAACAAAGCGCGCGGCGCCGTGAACCGCTTGAATTCGGTCGGTGAAAAGATCGAGTTGCACGGCAAGACGATTCACGGGCAATACGAAGACTTGGCAAAGTACAAGGGCAAGTATGTGTTGATCCACTACTGGGCCACGTGGTCGGAGCCATGTAAAGTCGACTTGGCCCAACTCAAGGAATTACACGCGCGCTACGCCAAGAGCGGATTGGCCTTGATTGGCGTCAGCGTCGACGCGAACGCGGCCGATTTGAACGACTACCTTGCCAAGAATCGTCTGCCTTGGCCGCAGCTTTGGGAACCGGGCGGCCAAGACGGCCGCTTTGCTATCGAAATGGGCATTTTCACGATGCCTACCATGATTTTAGTCGACGACAAGGGCAAAGTTGTGAACCGTAACATTCACATCACCGAAGTGGATGGCGAATTGAAATCGCGTCTGAAGTAACATGGGTCGGTTGTGAATGTTGTCGATTCGCGTTGGGCGAGCTGCTCCGCAAGCGATTCTGAGCGATCCAGGCGGGGAAAGCGTATCGCCTATGTTATTCGCGCAGCGGATCATCGGTTTGAGCCTTGGCTTCGCGCAATCGAGCGCGGGTTCTTTTGAGGCGCTCGGCGATCTCCGTTTCAAAACCGCGATCGACGGGGCGGTAATAGGTTTTCTCGACGCCAAGATAGTCTTGGATGGCGATGGCATCCGGGGCGTCGTGAGAATACTGATAATTGTCGCCGCGGCCAAGGCGCTTGGCGGTGTGGTAGTGACTGTCTCTCAAAATTACGGGAACGGGCAACGTGCGGCCTTCGCGAATGTCGCGCAGCGCTTCGCCAATCGCCAGTGTGGCGGCGTTGCTTTTGGGTGCGCAGGCGAGAAAGGTAACGGCTTGCGAGAGGGTAAGCTGACATTCGGGTAGACCGACGAACTCGCAAGCTTGCATGGCGGCGACGGCCAGCGGCAAGGCATGCGGATCAGCGTTGCCGATGTCTTCGCTGGCGAGAATCACCAGACGGCGAGTGATGAAGCGGATATCTTCGCCCCCTTCGAGCATCTTGGCGAGCCAGTAGAGCGCCGCGTCGGGGTCGCTGCCGCGGATGCTCTTGATGAGCGCGCTGGCGGCGTCGTAATGGGCATCGCCGAGGCGATCGTAATCGACAAGTTTTCGTTGGACGGATTCTTCGGCTAGCGCACGGTTGAATCGCAACGGCCGCGCAGACGACGAAAGTACGCCGATTTCCAGCGCTCCCAAAGCGCGCCGGGCGTCGCCGTCGCTGACTTCGGCGAGAAACTCGATTGCGTCGTCGTCGATTTGCACTTGCTCTGTTGCCAAACCGCTGTTCTTGTCGGCCAGCGCTCGGCGGATCAGCAGCTTGATGTGCTCGATCGACAGCGGTTTGAACTCAAAAATTCGGCTGCGGCTGACGAGCGCACTATTTAAGGCAAAACCAGGATTCTGGGTCGTTGCTCCGACGAGAATCACCGCGCCCTCCTCCACATCGGGCAAGAGCACATCTTGCTGCGCCCGATTGAAGCGATGGATCTCATCGATGAACAGCAAGGTGCGATTGCCTTCCGCCGCCAGATGATCGCGGGCTTCCTCCAGCACTTCGCGCAGCTCTTTGACGCCGCTCGCCACCGCGCTCAATTCACGAAATCTGCTGCGACTGGCCGTGGCGAGCAAGTGAGCGAGCGTTGTTTTCCCAGTACCCGGGGGACCGTAGAAAATGACGGACCCCAGCCGATCTGCCGCCAGCAATCGGCGCAGCAATTTACCTTCTCCGAGAAAGTGTTCTTGGCCCACGAACT carries:
- a CDS encoding redoxin domain-containing protein, coding for MPIFASGAAPSVEQALKLAPIQKDVDYAVPAATDTAKCTIKAEKLSGQTGWVVRNPNGEVLREFVDTDGDNVVDRWSYFKDGIEVYRDIDENHNGKADQYRWLNTAGIRWGIDKDEDGKIDSWKAISAEEVSAEIVFSLRDKDVARFQRVLLSPADVKALGLGDDKAKEISERMAVAPKDFQELLRRMSGVNEKTTFVHFGATKPGVVPAGSFGGSTNDVVAYENVVAMIETGGKDGQVQVGTIVKVGDQWRVIAAPATSDAKGSIADARGFFFSSPYRGPNAAQGEGADEISEQLQATMTQLSKLEEAISRATSEAQLAELNEQRADLLQKIADSIGEKDRPQWIRQLADTMSAAAQMGTYPNGVDRLKSLLEKLEKNPDDAAQVPYVKYRHLLADFGIKAQKPGVDWAKLQGEWLENLKQFAKDFPNTPDTAEVLLQLGIAEESSNEDQAKKWYGQLISSFPATASANKARGAVNRLNSVGEKIELHGKTIHGQYEDLAKYKGKYVLIHYWATWSEPCKVDLAQLKELHARYAKSGLALIGVSVDANAADLNDYLAKNRLPWPQLWEPGGQDGRFAIEMGIFTMPTMILVDDKGKVVNRNIHITEVDGELKSRLK
- a CDS encoding replication-associated recombination protein A, which gives rise to MSLFADSEAENRRQAQPLAARMRPATLDQFVGQEHFLGEGKLLRRLLAADRLGSVIFYGPPGTGKTTLAHLLATASRSRFRELSAVASGVKELREVLEEARDHLAAEGNRTLLFIDEIHRFNRAQQDVLLPDVEEGAVILVGATTQNPGFALNSALVSRSRIFEFKPLSIEHIKLLIRRALADKNSGLATEQVQIDDDAIEFLAEVSDGDARRALGALEIGVLSSSARPLRFNRALAEESVQRKLVDYDRLGDAHYDAASALIKSIRGSDPDAALYWLAKMLEGGEDIRFITRRLVILASEDIGNADPHALPLAVAAMQACEFVGLPECQLTLSQAVTFLACAPKSNAATLAIGEALRDIREGRTLPVPVILRDSHYHTAKRLGRGDNYQYSHDAPDAIAIQDYLGVEKTYYRPVDRGFETEIAERLKRTRARLREAKAQTDDPLRE